In a genomic window of Corynebacterium choanae:
- a CDS encoding ABC transporter ATP-binding protein encodes MGGVSESEVFDPDTLLDFRDVTVVRGGTTLVGPVTWQVELDERWVIIGPNGAGKTTLLNLAAAQSFPTAGSVVILGEKVGKTDMRDLRAMIGISSSALAARVPADEIVADLVISAGYAIMGRWRETYEETDYEQAISILELLGALHLKDRTFGTLSEGEKKRVLIARALMINPELLLLDEPGAGLDLGGREDLVGYLTELAADPDAPATVMITHHVEEIPPGFTHALLLDEGEVVAQGFIDDVLTSENLSKTFHQPIELSKLDGRYFARRLRVGGRHKRQ; translated from the coding sequence ATAGGTGGCGTGAGCGAATCAGAAGTGTTTGATCCTGACACCCTCTTGGATTTCCGTGATGTCACCGTTGTACGTGGCGGCACCACCCTCGTCGGTCCGGTGACCTGGCAAGTCGAACTTGACGAACGATGGGTCATCATCGGCCCCAACGGGGCAGGAAAAACCACGCTGCTGAATTTGGCCGCGGCACAAAGCTTCCCCACCGCAGGGTCTGTGGTCATCCTGGGCGAGAAAGTCGGCAAAACCGACATGCGTGATCTCCGCGCAATGATCGGTATCTCCTCCTCCGCGCTGGCAGCTCGCGTCCCAGCCGACGAAATCGTCGCCGATCTTGTCATCAGTGCCGGCTATGCGATCATGGGTCGGTGGCGGGAAACCTACGAAGAAACCGACTATGAGCAAGCAATCTCAATACTTGAGCTACTCGGCGCCCTCCACCTGAAAGACCGCACCTTCGGCACCCTCAGCGAAGGGGAGAAAAAACGGGTGCTGATTGCCCGTGCACTTATGATCAATCCGGAATTACTCCTCCTCGACGAACCAGGAGCCGGGCTGGATCTTGGCGGCCGCGAAGACCTCGTCGGCTATCTCACGGAACTCGCCGCTGACCCGGATGCCCCCGCCACTGTAATGATCACTCACCATGTGGAAGAAATCCCTCCAGGATTCACCCATGCCCTCTTGCTGGACGAAGGAGAAGTCGTCGCCCAAGGCTTCATCGACGACGTGCTCACCAGCGAAAACCTGTCAAAAACCTTCCACCAACCCATTGAACTTAGCAAACTCGACGGCCGCTATTTCGCCCGCCGACTCCGAGTTGGTGGCCGCCACAAACGACAGTAG